From the genome of Brassica oleracea var. oleracea cultivar TO1000 chromosome C4, BOL, whole genome shotgun sequence:
NNNNNNNNNNNNNNNNNNNNNNNNNNNNNNNNNNNNNNNNNNNNNNNNNNNNNNNNNNNNNNNNNNNNNNNNNNNNNNNNNNNNNNNNNNNNNNNNNNNNNNNNNNNNNNNNNNNNNNNNNNNNNNNNNNNNNNNNNNNNNNNNNNNNNNNNNNNNNNNNNNNNNNNNNNNNNNNNNNNNNNNNNNNNNNNNNNNNNNNNNNNNNNNNNNNNNNNNNNNNNNNNNNNNNNNNNNNNNNNNNNNNNNNNNNNNNNNNNNNNNNNNNNNNNNNNNNNNNNNNNNNNNNNNNNNNNNNNNNNNNNNNNNNNNNNNNNNNNNNNNNNNNNNNNNNNNNNNNNNNNNNNNNNNNNNNNNNNNNNNNNNNNNNNNNNNNNNNNNNNNNNNNNNNNNNNNNNNNNNNNNNNNNNNNNNNNNNNNNNNNNNNNNNNNNNNNNNNNNNNNNNNNNNNNNNNNNNNNNNNNNNNNNNNNNNNNNNNNNNNNNNNNNNNNNNNNNNNNNNNNNNNNNNNNNNNNNNNNNNNNNNNNNNNNNNNNNNNNNNNNNNNNNNNNNNNNNNNNNNNNNNNNNNNNNNNNNNNNNNNNNNNNNNNNNNNNNNNNNNNNNNNNNNNNNNNNNNNNNNNNNNNNNNNNNNNNNNNNNNNNNNNNNNNNNNNNNNNNNNNNNNNNNNNNNNNNNNNNNNNNNNNNNNNNNNNNNNNNNNNNNNNNNNNNNNNNNNNNNNNNNNNNNNNNNNNNNNNNNNNNNNNNNNNNNNNNNNNNNNNNNNNNNNNNNNNNNNNNNNNNNNNNNNNNNNNNNNNNNNNNNNNNNNNNNNNNNNNNNNNNNNNNNNNNNNNNNNNNNNNNNNNNNNNNNNNNNNNNNNNNNNNNNNNNNNNNNNNNNNNNNNNNNNNNNNNNNNNNNNNNNNNNNNNNNNNNNNNNNNNNNNNNNNNNNNNNNNNNNNNNNNNNNNNNNNNNNNNNNNNNNNNNNNNNNNNNNNNNNNNNNNNNNNNNNNNNNNNNNNNNNNNNNNNNNNNNNNNNNNNNNNNNNNNNNNNNNNNNNNNNNNNNNNNNNNNNNNNNNNNNNNNNNNNNNNNNNNNNNNNNNNNNNNNNNNNNNNNNNNNNNNNNNNNNNNNNNNNNNNNNNNNNNNNNNNNNNNNNNNNNNNNNNNNNNNNNNNNNNNNNNNNNNNNNNNNNNNNNNNNNNNNNNNNNNNNNNNNNNNNNNNNNNNNNNNNNNNNNNNNNNNNNNNNNNNNNNNNNNNNNNNNNNNNNNNNNNNNNNNNNNNNNNNNNNNNNNNNNNNNNNNNNNNNNNNNNNNNNNNNNNNNNNNNNNNNNNNNNNNNNNNNNNNNNNNNNNNNNNNNNNNNNNNNNNNNNNNNNNNNNNNNNNNNNNNNNNNNNNNNNNNNNNNNNNNNNNNNNNNNNNNNNNNNNNNNNNNNNNNNNNNNNNNNNNNNNNNNNNNNNNNNNNNNNNNNNNNNNNNNNNNNNNNNNNNNNNNNNNNNNNNNNNNNNNNNNNNNNNNNNNNNNNNNNNNNNNNNNNNNNNNNNNNNNNNNNNNNNNNNNNNNNNNNNNNNNNNNNNNNNNNNNNNNNNNNNNNNNNNNNNNNNNNNNNNNNNNNNNNNNNNNNNNNNNNNNNNNNNNNNNNNNNNNNNNNNNNNNNNNNNNNNNNNNNNNNNNNNNNNNNNNNNNNNNNNNNNNNNNNNNNNNNNNNNNNNNNNNNNNNNNNNNNNNNNNNNNNNNNNNNNNNNNNNNNNNNNNNNNNNNNNNNNNNNNNNNNNNNNNNNNNNNNNNNNNNNNNNNNNNNNNNNNNNNNNNNNNNNNNNNNNNNNNNNNNNNNNNNNNNNNNNNNNNNNNNNNNNNNNNNNNNNNNNNNNNNNNNNNNNNNNNNNNNNNNNNNNNNNNNNNNNNNNNNNNNNNNNNNNNNNNNNNNNNNNNNNNNNNNNNNNNNNNNNNNNNNNNNNNNNNNNNNNNNNNNNNNNNNNNNNNNNNNNNNNNNNNNNNNNNNNNNNNNNNNNNNNNNNNNNNNNNNNNNNNNNNNNNNNNNNNNNNNNNNNNNNNNNNNNNNNNNNNNNNNNNNNNNNNNNNNNNNNNNNNNNNNNNNNNNNNNNNNNNNNNNNNNNNNNNNNNNNNNNNNNNNNNNNNNNNNNNNNNNNNNNNNNNNNNNNNNNNNNNNNNNNNNNNNNNNNNNNNNNNNNNNNNNNNNNNNNNNNNNNNNNNNNNNNNNNNNNNNNNNNNNNNNNNNNNNNNNNNNNNNNNNNNNNNNNNNNNNNNNNNNNNNNNNNNNNNNNNNNNNNNNNNNNNNNNNNNNNNNNNNNNNNNNNNNNNNNNNNNNNNNNNNNNNNNNNNNNNNNNNNNNNNNNNNNNNNNNNNNNNNNNNNNNNNNNNNNNNNNNNNNNNNNNNNNNNNNNNNNNNNNNNNNNNNNNNNNNNNNNNNNNNNNNNNNNNNNNNNNNNNNNNNNNNNNNNNNNNNNNNNNNNNNNNNNNNNNNNNNNNNNNNNNNNNNNNNNNNNNNNNNNNNNNNNNNNNNNNNNNNNNNNNNNNNNNNNNNNNNNNNNNNNNNNNNNNNNNNNNNNNNNNNNNNNNNNNNNNNNNNNNNNNNNNNNNNNNNNNNNNNNNNNNNNNNNNNNNNNNNNNNNNNNNNNNNNNNNNNNNNNNNNNNNNNNNNNNNNNNNNNNNNNNNNNNNNNNNNNNNNNNNNNNNNNNNNNNNNNNNNNNNNNNNNNNNNNNNNNNNNNNNNNNNNNNNNNNNNNNNNNNNNNNNNNNNNNNNNNNNNNNNNNNNNNNNNNNNNNNNNNNNNNNNNNNNNNNNNNNNNNNNNNNNNNNNNNNNNNNNNNNNNNNNNNNNNNNNNNNNNNNNNNNNNNNNNNNNNNNNNNNNNNNNNNNNNNNNNNNNNNNNNNNNNNNNNNNNNNNNNNNNNNNNNNNNNNNNNNNNNNNNNNNNNNNNNNNNNNNNNNNNNNNNNNNNNNNNNNNNNNNNNNNNNNNNNNNNNNNNNNNNNNNNNNNNNNNNNNNNNNNNNNNNNNNNNNNNNNNNNNNNNNNNNNNNNNNNNNNNNNNNNNNNNNNNNNNNNNNNNNNNNNNNNNNNNNNNNNNNNNNNNNNNNNNNNNNNNNNNNNNNNNNNNNNNNNNNNNNNNNNNNNNNNNNNNNNNNNNNNNNNNNNNNNNNNNNNNNNNNNNNNNNNNNNNNNNNNNNNNNNNNNNNNNNNNNNNNNNNNNNNNNNNNNNNNNNNNNNNNNNNNNNNNNNNNNNNNNNNNNNNNNNNNNNNNNNNNNNNNNNNNNNNNNNNNNNNNNNNNNNNNNNNNNNNNNNNNNNNNNNNNNNNNNNNNNNNNNNNNNNNNNNNNNNNNNNNNNNNNNNNNNNNNNNNNNNNNNNNNNNNNNNNNNNNNNNNNNNNNNNNNNNNNNNNNNNNNNNNNNNNNNNNNNNNNNNNNNNNNNNNNNNNNNNNNNNNNNNNNNNNNNNNNNNNNNNNNNNNNNNNNNNNNNNNNNNNNNNNNNNNNNNNNNNNNNNNNNNNNNNNNNNNNNNNNNNNNNNNNNNNNNNNNNNNNNNNNNNNNNNNNNNNNNNNNNNNNNNNNNNNNNNNNNNNNNNNNNNNNNNNNNNNNNNNNNNNNNNNNNNNNNNNNNNNNNNNNNNNNNNNNNNNNNNNNNNNNNNNNNNNNNNNNNNNNNNNNNNNNNNNNNNNNNNNNNNNNNNNNNNNNNNNNNNNNNNNNNNNNNNNNNNNNNNNNNNNNNNNNNNNNNNNNNNNNNNNNNNNNNNNNNNNNNNNNNNNNNNNNNNNNNNNNNNNNNNNNNNNNNNNNNNNNNNNNNNNNNNNNNNNNNNNNNNNNNNNNNNNNNNNNNNNNNNNNNNNNNNNNNNNNNNNNNNNNNNNNNNNNNNNNNNNNNNNNNNNNNNNNNNNNNNNNNNNNNNNNNNNNNNNNNNNNNNNNNNNNNNNNNNNNNNNNNNNNNNNNNNNNNNNNNNNNNNNNNNNNNNNNNNNNNNNNNNNNNNNNNNNNNNNNNNNNNNNNNNNNNNNNNNNNNNNNNNNNNNNNNNNNNNNNNNNNNNNNNNNNNNNNNNGTTGTGGTTGTAGATGTTTTGGTTTGCTTAAGCTTTGTTTTGCGTGGACGACATGATTATGGTTGTGGTAGGTGCTACTTTGAGGTCAGGGTTAGGATGGACGTGGTTAGCATAACAATATTGTGGGTTGTGTTTTGTTGTGGACCTGTTTGTTTAGGGTGTGTATGTCGTGAAAGTGTTGTTGTGGTTAAGTGGGTGTGGTTAGTGTGACATGTTTAGTGGTCTGATTGTGGTGCAAGACGGGTGTTGTGGTTCATTATGGATGACATGTTGGTGGTTGGCGTGTGGTAAACAAGAAGCTTTAGTGGAGTGTGTTATGACTTAGTTATGAAGGTGGTGTAGTGGTTGTGGTCAGTTTCAATTTTGTAGTAGAGGAAGAATTCAAAGAGACAAGGGTTTGGGGAGGTTTGATTTAGACCGGAACACTAAAGAACTTCTGGGGCGACAAGCGGAAGGCGAGACGATGATATGGTGAAACAGAGAGGGGGGATTCGGAGAGGAGAATCAGAAAATCGAAGAGAGAAGGGTTGGGGGAGGTCTGATTTGAATTCAATTTCAGATCATCTTTCTGGATCGAGGAGAAGACGCCGGAGCATGAGGTTAGGGTTCATCTAGGGTTGAAGAAGATAAATCAAAAATGTGAAAAGGGAAAAAATAAAAGTAGTTGTGGGTTGTAAAAAGTAAAAGAAAAGGAAGCAAGATGTTTTTGGTTAACTAGATTGATCTGGTTGGATTGGGTGGGTTTTACAAACTAAATAAACATGTCTTTAGTTGAGGGTTATATTAGTAAAGAGAGCATGAGAAAGTGTATTGTAGCACAATGTGTCTTTGAGTGAAATTGATAACACAGATGGTAAAAATTTCTTCACTAATTCGTAACGAGATATATTCTGATAAAAAGTACACACAATTTTATGTGCAGCATGATTGCGTGGTGCGCATACACATTCCGCCGGTCAACCATAATTTTATGTGCTCCACATCCCCGAATGACAAAAAATGTTTAATTAGTATTTTTTTTCGCACTTATCTTAATTTTTCGTTAAGCAGCTTTTTGTCTTCATAAAAGTGACAATTGGAGTTTTTCCAAAAATATTATACGTACGTAGTTTCCTTTTGTGTGTGTGTGTGTAAAATGAGTAATTTCCTAGCTACTCAATAATCCGATAAATTAATGATGGCAACATGTGTAAGAATGATTATATTTGTTAGTGTGTTATCTTTTCCCACTGTTTACTCAAAAATCAACAAAGTCATGACAACTTTTTTTTCTTCTATTGATGTCGAAACCATGATTCATCCGCGTCGGAAATCACTTTGTGTTGCTCAACTAACAACTTAGAGCTCCACGCCACTTTTTCTTAGTTCCATTTTCATTTCACTTATCAAATACGAGGTACGTAGTTGATTCAATTAGTTCATATTAAGAAGACATTGAAACGAAAACGAAAGTAGGCTACCGAATTTTTATCTTTTAGAACATCAATATTCAGCAATTGGTTGAACCCTCGATTTGTCTATATCACGCCAAGAAGTCTTTTGTGATAACTCAATCTCCAGACTTATGTATGGAAACAAATATAATTTGAGCTCAACAACCATTTCACTCAATAAATTCATTCCCTTGGTAAAACAATTTTTGTTCGAAAGATGGAATGAATGATTCAACTAACCATAAAGACAAAAAAACACTAATAATCAACTTTCATGATGATAATCTTAGCATTGATTAGGTACTATAATCTCAAAGAATACATCAATAATCGAGAAAAATAAAGCTACTCAGGAGTAGACCAAGTGTATCTATAACCAAAAAAGGAACAACAATTGAAAATGAAATGAAAACTATTATGTGTTTATGCTACAAAAGGAAGCTTGAGCTCCTAATTAACACACTGGCAAATCAGCCGGAGGCTCTTCCATTGTCTCTAATAGTCCACTCCCGTTCTCAACCAAGAAAGCCATGGCTAGTCCCCAAGATATATGTGCATCTAGATGACAATGCATTATCCAAACCCCTGTTTCAATCATTTGCACACACACAATTAATTTCATTAATCATGTTGAATAATTACTCTTAACATATAATTTAAACTAGTATTATTTTGGTAAATTAATGTTTGTATACCAGGGTTATCTGCCACGAATCTGATGACGGCCCAGCCATTAACAGGTACACCAACGGTGTTTCTAAGAGGTGGATCTTCAAGGTTGAATTTCGCGGTATCTTTCTTGGGGTTGAAGTTACCGAAACCCTCAGCAACAATGTAGAAATCATAGCCGTGTAGATGAATAGGATGGTTCTCAGGAGTTACTATACCAGTGTCCTGAAGAACAATCTGAACCCTTGATCCATACTTGAGCTTGTATAGCTTAGTCCCTCTCACAGGTTGATATAAAGATCGACTTATGTTGCTACCGGTGTAATCAAATTTCACCGGTGGCCTCGCCGGAAAATCGGTTGTGAAGACTCCGGGAATACTATGGTGGTGAGCTTGAAGGAGAGAGTAGTTACTAGGTAGAGCAAACGAAACATTGTTCATAGATGCAGTGAAGCGTGTGCCGTTAGGACCTTGGCATCTTCTTGACCTAAAATTCTTAGGACAGTTGTTGAGACCAAGTCCGATGGTTATAAAGAGATTCTCGTCGAGTTCTGGCGGGACCTCGGCACGTTTTAGTGACCGGAAGCTTTGGCTGAAGCGAGTGGCTGTGTTTGTGTCGTTGTAGGCAGGAAGGAGAGGCATGATGGGTTTAGCGCCGCCGCAGCAAGGTGCGGATTTGTATTGGAGGATTGCGGTTGTGGTTGTGTTGCCAAACGGTGCGTTTTGGGCGCTTTGGTAAGCTCTTGCGGCCATGTAATAGTGGTTTGGTGGTTGGTCACCGGTTATGAGGACGTCGGTGGTTTGGCCAGGGCCGAGAACAATGGCGTTGGTGGTGAAGGGTTTTAGGTAAGACGCGTCAGCTCCGACTACGGTGAACTTGTGGTTAGCCACCGTGAAAAATAGCGGTTGGTTAAGTGCCGCATTTATTACACGTAGTAGTATGGTCTCACCAACACTTATGGGTACTATTGTCGTATCTGCATAAGAAAAATATTATTAAAACTACTAGTATATACTTATCTGGGTCTTTTTCTTAGAAATATACTTGAATAAAATAGATAAAATTCAGTTATGACAGTTGGGAAAAAATAACGTATGAATTTGGATCTTTTTCTTTACTTTAGTCATAGAGATAATTAAAATTAATTTGAAGTAAGAAAAGGAGTAAGACCTTGAGAAGAGCATTTATAGAGATCACCAGGTTGACCATTGATGGTGTAAGCGTCGGAGATATTTGGAGCAGCTCCGGTTCGTGTAGCTTCTCTCAACACATCAACCGGATTACCGTCCCACCACTCACCTTAAAAAAATATTTACAAAAATAAAAATTATTATTATTATTTATTTTTTTTAAGCATGCATGATTATGAATTAAATTTTACCGAGAAGGAGTGGGACGTTGCGGTGAGGGTTTGGGAATGGGTAAGACGAACCAGCCGGAGGAAGGATAAGAAGTGAACCGTAGACTGTGGCTCTAAGCCACGAACTATGAGCATGCCACCAGAGTGTACCTTCTTGTCCTTGAATTGTAAACCGGTACGTGTAGCTTGATCCCGGTCTGATCGGACATTGAGTCACAAATTCTGGTCCGTCAGCCCAACCGGTTCTCATTTGTCTCACACCGTGCCTGCATCCACGCGTTTCAGTATCAGTAAACCAACGGCGCATTTATAAACGGTACGTTTGTTTGGTTTAATCGTATTTTTACCAGTGGATTGTGACGTTGTACCGGGCCCGGTTAATGACTTTGACAACGAGAGTGTCACCGTTATTGATTACAAGTTGTGGACCGGGAAACATTCCGTTCACCGTAATGCTGTTGTGTGTTTCACATAGTCTCTTCACCTTCGTTGCTTGTATCTGCATATATAACATGATTATATATATGTGTGTAAGCATACATCTCATTTACATAATTACATTATAAATTTAAAACGTTTGAACAACTGAAATGGGACCGTACGATGAACTCGTGGTGGTGTGCTCTGTTGGCTTCTGCCATGGAAGTGAAGAGAAGAAGGACCGCGAAAGATATGAAACAGAAGAAGCTCTTGATGATCTCCATTGATGAGAGTCTTATAAACTTCTGTTACACCCAGTGGTTTAGAGATATGAAGTGTATGAAAGAAGAGATAATGCACGTTGTGATGGGAATCAGAATGGAGTTATATAGGGAGACAAATGCAATAAATTTTTAAACTTTTTGGAAGTTTATTGTATTTTTTGTAGATTAATTGAATTTATGTTTTAAAAATGTTGTTATGCGGTTGGAGAATTTGGTTTTGATTTAATCGAAGGCCAAAACTTGGTTCAACACTAGGAGAGTAGTTGCACCCACTGGGGCCCTAGGAAAAAAAATGACCGAGTTAAGAAAAATTGGAAAGGTGATTACGTCTCTTGAATTCTTGCTTAACACGCTTTTTCTATTGACTTTGGATGTAATATACCATAATTGCTACGAACATAGTATAAACGCATTATATTAATAGATTAATGTTTTGGAGCCTATTAAATGGATCGTTATATTTGGAGATGTGTACAATAGGTTGCCAACAAAATCTGAGTATGTAATGTTGTGAACTTTATCTAAAGATCAAACTTAACAGGCTTACGCAATTAACCTGCATGCACTGAAACATTTTGCTTTTGAATAACGTCGCTGCAAATTAAAATGTTTTTTTATGTAATATTGATCCTAAAACAAAATAAAGAAGGAAGCCGCGTATAAATAGAATTTGGAAGTACGTAGTACTTTTTTTTCCTTATATGGTCACCTACATCCAACGATATAATACCTAAACAAAGACGAATTAAGCTGTTTCCAAGACATACTGTATTTTATACACTTTTTGTCATTTCAAAATTTTGTTATAGAAGTCTTTGACATTCTTTTGATCTAATTAAATAGAGTAGATAGGTTAAAGATAGTGTTTAAGGTTATGTTTGTTGAGAAG
Proteins encoded in this window:
- the LOC106339822 gene encoding laccase-5, yielding MEIIKSFFCFISFAVLLLFTSMAEANRAHHHEFIIQATKVKRLCETHNSITVNGMFPGPQLVINNGDTLVVKVINRARYNVTIHWHGVRQMRTGWADGPEFVTQCPIRPGSSYTYRFTIQGQEGTLWWHAHSSWLRATVYGSLLILPPAGSSYPFPNPHRNVPLLLGEWWDGNPVDVLREATRTGAAPNISDAYTINGQPGDLYKCSSQDTTIVPISVGETILLRVINAALNQPLFFTVANHKFTVVGADASYLKPFTTNAIVLGPGQTTDVLITGDQPPNHYYMAARAYQSAQNAPFGNTTTTAILQYKSAPCCGGAKPIMPLLPAYNDTNTATRFSQSFRSLKRAEVPPELDENLFITIGLGLNNCPKNFRSRRCQGPNGTRFTASMNNVSFALPSNYSLLQAHHHSIPGVFTTDFPARPPVKFDYTGSNISRSLYQPVRGTKLYKLKYGSRVQIVLQDTGIVTPENHPIHLHGYDFYIVAEGFGNFNPKKDTAKFNLEDPPLRNTVGVPVNGWAVIRFVADNPGVWIMHCHLDAHISWGLAMAFLVENGSGLLETMEEPPADLPVC